ATTGCAAAGAGCTATAGGATAATCAAGATTCAATTCTACTCTCATTTTAAAATGATCACACCAAAATGTATGTGTGATTCACTGGATTTATTCAGTTTTCTGATAACTGAGCTTGCTTTTGAAGGAGCACACAGATTAGAAGGCATTCATTTCATTACAATGCAACTATTAATAGTTAAAATAAAACACTGTCATAGAAGTGAAGCCACATTCTTTACAGACATGCACAAAAGCAAAAGGATTCTAATTAGACGAACTATTCTCTTAAATACACAAGCAAGCAGGAATGTATGATTGAGTAAATCCATCAGCAAATAAACTGATTCAAATTCACCCATAATTACATGCATATTACAGTAAGGTTCTGGTGAAATCCTTTTCACTGGTTTatgatgaattaaaaaaaaacacaaaacaaGCTCATTAATCCCATCTTTGGCAGTGACCACAACGAGACTGTTTgtgagaatcgagaaaagaaaaAGCAAAAGACTTGATTTGTAAAAGCCAAttatatggaattttaaaaataagaaCCTTGCCTAGATTAAATGGTTGGAAAACTGGTAAACAGAACAACAATTTGCAATGTTTAAAACAGCAGTTGTCAATGTGAAATTCAAGAATATTTGAATGGAAATGCTGTGAAGGGCCTGATAAATAAGAAGATTatttagggtgggggagtccaagacTAGAGAATATacttatttttaaaatgagatgggaaagatttaaaaaggacttgaggggtaactttttcatgcagagggtggtgtgtgtatggaatgagttgccagaggaagtgatgaggtaggtagaattacaacatttaaaaggcatccggatgggtctgtaaataggaaggggttagagagatatggatcaaatgctgacaaatggaacaAGGTCAAATTGGGATGTCGagttagcatggatgggttggactgaaggatctgtttccgggctatatgactctataactctataataGGGCAGTTTGTAATGGAGCATGAAAAGGTAGTGGAAATACGAAATAAAACTGGAAGTGAATTTCCTCAGGGTTTCTCCAGTTCATTTGGATAAGCTATGGAAACTTCTGGAAATCAACATTTACACCAGTAAGTATGACCTTCCCTTAAAAAAGCATCAGGGATAAAATGGGGAGCTATAGGCCAGTTTTTACTTCATTGTCCTCCAGTACTGTTATAGGAAAAACATAGTCCTTGACGGAGCAGAATTGAATAATGGGAATATAGTTTCCTATCTATTCTTCTAATCCATGTAGAATGATACTTAGGGCCCTTGATGCAAGTAGTAATGTTATTAAATTGATACATTGTCAGTCAGAACACCTAATGTTTTGCTTCTCTGCTGATGTAATAGATTAGTTGATCTTCATGGGGTGTTGGAAATTTTGTAAGAACAGTAGTATTATGAAAAGTTGAATTTCCAGCTCAATGAGTGAGGTCTATATTGTCACAAACCATGTGTTACAAATGAGTGAATATTGAATCTGTATAAACCATCAATCACTTTGAGGGACATTGCGTTAGTATTAACAATGTATCACATAAGGGGGCTATTGTAAcatatgttacagtgaggggtattgTAGTCAGTATATGTTACAGCTCAGGGTAGTTTATCCCCATGCTATCCTTCTACAATTCAGACTTGTTCTTTAAAGTCAGACTGACAAATTATTGCATTGTGTGAAGTTATCAATTTCTCATAATCATTTGCATAATAGATGCAGTGTCACATTATGAACAAGGGTTGAGTCTGTTTTCAAGTATTCATGAAGGCTAATTATGACAAAAGCAGTAATTAAATTTGTACTTATCTAATGTGCCAAAATAGAATGAAAACATTGTGAACCTAATCTAGTGAGTAATGAAGCCCTCATGTTTGACTGGTGTATTATTCATGCGATTTGACTTCTGGTGCATTGTCTTATCATATAGATTGAGCATTTGGACAATACTAACCACGTGAATTTCCTGAGAATaaaagtgctggaggaactctGTACTCCTGGAAGCAGGGGTAACATTTGGAGACCAGTATGGCTTTTCGAAGAGGTGAtaagctgtcagacctgctgagttaatCCAGCCTTTTCTGCAAGGTAATCAGTGCCTGATCAAGTGACTTGACATCAGACAGATGTTCAGAATCCTGCTCCGCTCATCCTGTGACCTCCCACATCACTTGCCTTTGTGCTGGCTCCCTCTGTGATCCTATCATTATGGGTCTATTCTTTCAACACTAGTCATGGGCTCTTCTGTAGTGCTGATGAACACAAGAGCTGCTCCCATCTGATTGGCCGGCACTTCTGCCCTGGGGTGTTGAGTCCAAGGGAAGATCCATTTGCAAATTTGCTACTACCCAATTGGTCTGCATCTCAGCAGACCTCCCCCACAAATGGTCTCTCACTGGCTCTCTAGCAGGTGAGATCCCCAAGACTCTGCCCTTTAGGTTTTTTATTAGTGAGAGATGCTTGAAAAGCATGTAGGTTTACAAAGGTGTCAGGATATCAGTTGGGCTCATCTTGCCTGGGCTAGGGAGGTGGTAATTTTGCTATGTTTTATAATTCTGATTGCACAAGATATACATGAAAGGAAGCCCAAGACTAACATTCCTTGCAATGTTTCCCTGATTAGGTAGAGTTCATTATTCAGGCACACAGATGAATAAAAATTAATTTGGCTAGCAACACCATTGACTCCCAGGAACACAAACACACCCCATGAATTATACCCAATTTGGCATTAATTAACTCAATTTGAGCAGTTTTATTTTGATATCTAAAGGGGAGTGCTAACCTAATCAGCCCAATGGGAGGAGGAAGAAATCAGGTCTGAAGCTTGTCTTTTTACCTTGCCTGATTTTATATGGGAATTTTTCATGGAAGTCAATGGAGTTTGGAGTAATGAGTTTATTCCTGCTGTAGATAGCAAATGGAATATTAGCTTCAGTAGCAATACATTATCCTTGATGGATTACATTGAAGTTTTTGCCATAGGcttgttaaaaaaaatcttggTTTATGATTTAATCAACAGTAATCTGGCATTAAATATTATTGATTTTGAAAATTTGGTCACAGTTTGGCTggcacaatggcacagtggttagcacggctgcctcacagcgccaggttacccaggtttgattccacccttgggtgactgtgtggagtttgcacattctcccggtgtctgtgtgtgtttcctctgggtgctccggtttcctcccacagtccaaggatgtacaggttagatggattggccatgctaaattgctcatagtgtccagggatgtgcaagttaagtggatTAGTTAAGTAAATGCAACGTCATAGGGTAGGGGTGGATCTCTGTGGTATTCCATTCGAAGATAGGCATCAACTCAATGGATCTCTCCACTCTGGAGACttcctgtctctattcctgattaagggcttttgcccaaaacatcaatttttctactcctcggatgctgcctgacctgctgtgcttttccagaaccactctgagctaaactctggtttccagcatatgcagtcttcacttttgcctaatcaactcaaagggccaaatgatctgcttccacactgtagggattatataaTGATCTCTTTTTGAATATTAAAACAAATTATGAGGCAACTACATATAGTGGAGACTCAATCTTGCTTTTATGTTAGAAAATGCTGTCATGTTGACAAAGTTTTTCATTGTGCACTCATCAGGCTAAAGGCAAGAATGCTAGATTTCAAATGATCACATTTTTCCACAGAAGGCAAGTTGAGAAAGACTTGCCAGCCAACCTGCAATTCTCTTCTGTAGTATGTAGAGTTATGATCATTCATGAAGCATTCTTGAGCTCTCTCTGGTGAATGCAAGATGGAAAGCTTCAGGAAAATTCTCTTTTTTCAGTAACATTCAGTTATTTTTACTGTGCCTTCAGCAACAAACGTTAATGTAATTTATGTTCCATTTATTCAATTACTTGTGATGTATGGTCCAATAATACATAGCTTTCAGTCAAAACATTGGAATTATGATAAAGAATATTTTCACTTAAATTCACGTATGTTGATGCAAAACCCAAATCCATATTTTTGCTCTTAAATTCATTATGAGCATAGACACGTGACGATGAATTGGCCTGAATTATTCATAAGTAATAAGCAAGCTTAGAATGGCTGAAAACTCTATGTTCTGAGACttgggtcttttccctaggttgcaTTGAAGGTGCTTTTGACTTAGCAGCCTCCAGTACTGAATAGAATTGAATATAAATCTTTTAGTGAAGATTGAAATGACAATCACTATAATCAGGAGGCAGCAATCAACTGAGATAGATGCATGCTCTTGCCTTAGTACAGTGCTAATTTATCATGCAATACCTGAACTATGTACTTTAAATTAATTCTGTAGACTTTATGGAAAATGTGGGGATGATAGTTCTTAACATTGCTGATATTGTTAAGGTACAGTATTAAATAATTCCATAAATTTAAGTTAACTGTGAACGTGTGTTTAATAAATTCTCCTAAAGACATTTTGACAATTAAGAAACAGTTTCAAGTTTCTGATGGCTGATCAGATCTTCCCACAAATGCCCATGTTAGAATCTGAGTAATGAGTATTGATGAACTGACAATCATGGGGCAGACCATATACACGTATAAGTCAAATCTAATATTTCTATTGCTAACTTGGCTGCGATTAACAATTTTTTCACAGACCAGGGATAAAAGTCAAATGTCCCATGAGTAAATTCAAAGAGCCAACTTACCAGTCATcaatgcagccctgtcatttATTTTTCAGGTTGAATTATATTGGCTATGACCCAAAGAAATATTTTTACCTTCCTCCTGTCTTCAGCAGCCTCAAGCTTCTTCTGGATCTCGTCCAAAGAAAGATCTTTTTTCTTTGGAGGTGACAGAGGGCGATCCAGTGCTGGCACTGCTTCTGGTGAAGGTGGCTTCAAGATCACCTCAAAGGACTGACCCGAGGCTCGCTTGTTGATTTGTTTAACTTGCATGTCTGAAGGATATTTGATGTAATACAAACACGTGCATTTTACAAACCATGGCATCAATTGGGAACAGTCAGAAAAATAGGCCTTTGTGGCTCTGCATAGTCAGAATGAACAGTGAGGAACTAAATCTGAACTGAGAAAAACTTTAATCTATTCCTTGCTTTTTCCTGGTAAGCACAAGTTGCTCTTTAACAGTTTTTTGTTGCATTTAGCATTCATAGTTATCCCACTTGGTAACATTTTTCAGGCTTTATGCATTACTATATAGAAAAGAGGAAGTGCTTTTGTTTTAGGGATGTTACCTATATGAAATTATTACGTCTTTAGAGCAAATTAATTTGCAGATCAaaactaattttttaaaaaattcatctgAACGACATTAGCTAAATAAAACACATCCATTATTTTAATTAACTCTGTCACCTCTTTAAGATTGTTAAGAGTAACTGCTTCCTGTTAGTCTGTGAGTTCAGATAATGAAGAATAGCTCACCATCATAGTTATAGAACGTGGCAGCATGTGGTTCAGAATAGAAGCAGGAACATATCAGAGACAGCATGGAgagctccttcattttctcctTGTATGCTGCAATAAATCAAAAGCAAAAAGGATTAATTTTCACTCTCCTTACACAATGTTATACAGAAGGCTGACAAAACTGCAGATTAGACACAATGGAACTCaatgggaagggcagactaagaCAAAATTGTTTATCGGGGAGCATCTATAACCATAACAACAGCCTTGCACCTGAATGGGTAAGAACTTGTTCATCATTTGAAAGTGGGATTTTATTCCATTTAGGGAACTATCTCATACCTaagcttttttttttgaaaatgcagaatattttaatTGAAATTATTAATTTATAATCAATAATATCAGAAAGAAATGCAAAACGTGTAAGTCAGATGGAGAGCAGTCCCCAAAAGCAATATTGCTTAACGCGGGGCAACTCTTTTCCCAACATCCCCCATTCAATTGTAGGAAAACAGCTGACTGGCTATTGTCACCTTTCTATGGCAATAGCACATCATGGGACATGCACTGGGACTACAATATGGTCCAGCCATTCCTCAACCTTTTTATACTCAGTTTAAATATTGACGGAGATCACTTTTGAAATTAAAGTTATGGGATCTATGCTCCAGAGCTACATGCTTTAGCTCAAAAGCATTGCAGAATGAAAGCAAGGAATCAAAGCTCATTCTGCTAGATCTCTGAGACTGAGGACAGatggtgctgacaggtgggagcTTCAATAAAGTAAACAAATATTGCAATGACCACTGTTACATCATCTCTCGGAGATAGATTCCACTTTAAATGGATATGCAAACCCTCTCCTTGTGCTCTCACACATCCTGAGTAAATATTTTACTGAAATTCATTGAGGAACCATTCAAAAATAAATCGCAATGTAGAAGTAAATTACTGCAAATGCTTGAATCtgcactgaaaacaacaaatgctggagatcacagcgggtctgacagcatccatggagagagagtaagctaacgtttcgagtttggataacccttcatcagagttaatgtgaagtgtggagggggcagcatttatgctatgGTCAGGGCAGGGGGAggtggggtgtaggggggggtATTGTGGCAGTAGTGGGGTGCAGGATGCTGATGGAGAAAAGATGtggatagttcagattaagtgatcacaatgtgagaatggcagaacaatggtgcgTCTCtcctgccagactggaaagagaCAACAGTtcccactggggtgggggagatagTCTtctctttccagtctggcagttagacacaccattgttctgccattctcacattgtgatcacttaatctgaactgtcCATATCTTTTCTCTGACAGCACAGCTGCACCCCAacacctccctccacccccatcagcaccccccaccccacccacccactaTAGCATAACTGCTGTCCCCTTTACATTTCACTTCAGCTCTGGTGAAGAGTCATCTTGACTTGtaacgttagcttgctctttctccatggatgctgtctgacccactgtgatctccagcatttgttgttttgaaGCTAAATCACACTTTAGAAAACAATGCAATGTGAATATTGTACCTTTGAAGAGAAATGCTTGTGATGTCATCTAATTATTGCAATTATTTTATgttgatagaatccctacagtgtggaaataggtcatttggcccaagtccgcactgaccctccgaagagtatcccactcagacccattcccctaccctgttactctatatttacccctaactaatgcaccaaacctacacatccctgaacattatgggctatctagcatggccatttcatctaacctgcacatctttggactcttggaggaaaccggggcacctggaggaaacccacacagatacagggagaatgtacaaactccacacagacagtcacctgaggtgggagtcGAGCCCAGGTCCCCCAGCAGTGTGAGGCAGCAttactaatcactgagccaccatgccatgttGTGAAGCTTTCTTGGGTTCTGGTGGTAATTTATTGGAAAGCTGATAATACAAATGTTTTGCAGGAGTATTGTCTCTCTGTTTCTAACCTAAAGTTTATATGGAGCTGTGTTCCATTGATAGTCTGCGCTTAAAAAGAAAGGTTTAATTCTACATTTAGTAATTTAGCTTCATCATCCAGTGCTGCACTGATAAATATTTGCCACTGCTAATGAATTTAGCTTCCAGTAGTTCTTTTTCACAGTGTTGTACATTGGTTGAAAGTAATTTTAATGTGCATTAGTGGGTTGAAAAATACTTAATTCTTGCAATTTATTTGTCCCTTTTCTGCTTACTGGTTAATTTTGATTTGTCCATAGTCAGCCAGTTTATGTTCTCTTCTTAATATTGCTTAACATGCAGTGTTTTTATTTTCTCATTCATAAGGTTCACTTGTGTATCCCTTGATCCCACAAGTTTCTGAAATTCTAATTTGATCTATGTTTAAACACAACCTAGTTTAATTGTGCGCTATGTCACCCAATGTTTCTAATGGTTCAGAGAGACTGTTTTACTTTCCTGATCATTTCTTTGGAGGTTTTTAAGATATTTTGTgggctggcatggtggctcagtggttagccctgctgcctcacaatgccatggacctaggtttgattccagccgtgggccactgtctgtgtggaatttgcatgtccCCACTGTGTCtccatggatttcctctgggtgctgtggtttcctccaacagtccaaagatgtgcatgtcgggtgaattggccaactATATTGTcgtagttgaaaaatgtggcgctggaa
The Chiloscyllium punctatum isolate Juve2018m chromosome 5, sChiPun1.3, whole genome shotgun sequence DNA segment above includes these coding regions:
- the stmn2b gene encoding stathmin-2b, translated to MSKTAIAYKEKMKELSMLSLICSCFYSEPHAATFYNYDDMQVKQINKRASGQSFEVILKPPSPEAVPALDRPLSPPKKKDLSLDEIQKKLEAAEDRRKSQEAQILKQLAEKREHEREVLQKAMEENNNFSRTAEEKLIIKMELNKENREAHLAALMERLRERERHATEVRRNKELREEISG